The proteins below come from a single Caenibius sp. WL genomic window:
- a CDS encoding FAD-dependent oxidoreductase: protein MSGWDKDVDVLVIGTGAGGMASAVFAAHRGARTLIIEKSAQYGGTSATSGGGVWIPCSDSAREQGQEDTPEEAFTYIKALTGNTVADARIRAFVENGHVMKRAIEAISDLRFTAIPYTDYQAEKPGGKMGYRSHACNTIDARDLSREDFENLRTTHPSAMLFGFIPWTIMESAPMITRGPGWKTIMAKVLWRYYSDIPQRLRSSRSRFVVFGSAIAGHLKNALNRYGGEMWREAELVDLVKGDDGRVEGAVIRKDGHDVRVRAARGVILAAGGFERNRAMREQYLPGAESRPEWSAGQENNTGDGITAGMRVGAAIDLMDEAWWAPTLNVPGETRGRPLFYERALPGNIMVSQTGERYMNEARSYDIAGRAMIDADRPDRRTIPSWIVLDSRFRRKYPMGPVLPLVPDWLLPKRVRQMYVKAPTIRALAEKMGVDPDRLENTVNRVNRFAATGVDDDFGRGSAPYDRYYGDQSVQPNPNLAPIDEAPFYALKVYPGDIGTKGGLATDEAARVLDTQGQVIPGLYAIGNNAASVMGPSYPGAGSTLAPAMTFGLLAVQDCLGGPAEMAQAAQ, encoded by the coding sequence GTGAGCGGGTGGGACAAGGACGTTGATGTTCTGGTGATCGGAACCGGGGCGGGGGGCATGGCGTCGGCCGTGTTCGCCGCCCATCGCGGGGCGCGGACGCTGATTATCGAAAAGAGCGCGCAATATGGCGGCACTTCGGCGACTTCGGGCGGCGGCGTGTGGATTCCGTGCAGCGATTCCGCGCGCGAACAGGGGCAGGAAGATACACCGGAAGAGGCCTTCACTTATATCAAGGCGCTGACCGGCAACACCGTGGCCGATGCCCGCATCCGCGCTTTCGTGGAAAATGGCCATGTGATGAAGCGTGCGATCGAGGCCATTTCTGACCTGCGCTTCACCGCGATCCCCTACACCGATTATCAGGCGGAAAAGCCGGGCGGAAAAATGGGCTATCGCAGCCATGCCTGCAACACCATCGATGCGCGGGACCTGTCGCGGGAGGATTTCGAGAACCTGCGCACCACGCACCCTTCGGCCATGCTGTTCGGCTTCATCCCGTGGACGATCATGGAATCCGCGCCGATGATCACGCGCGGGCCGGGCTGGAAGACGATCATGGCGAAAGTGCTGTGGCGTTATTACAGCGATATTCCGCAGCGTCTGCGTTCGTCGCGCAGCCGGTTCGTGGTGTTCGGATCGGCGATTGCCGGGCACCTCAAGAACGCTCTCAATCGCTACGGCGGGGAGATGTGGCGCGAGGCGGAGCTGGTCGATCTGGTGAAAGGCGATGATGGCCGCGTCGAAGGCGCGGTGATCCGCAAGGACGGCCACGATGTCCGCGTGCGCGCGGCGCGGGGGGTGATCCTTGCCGCCGGTGGGTTCGAACGCAACCGGGCCATGCGTGAACAATACCTGCCGGGCGCGGAAAGCCGCCCGGAATGGTCGGCGGGCCAGGAAAACAACACCGGTGACGGGATAACCGCCGGGATGCGCGTGGGCGCGGCCATCGATCTGATGGACGAGGCATGGTGGGCGCCGACTCTGAACGTGCCGGGCGAAACGCGCGGTCGCCCGCTGTTCTACGAGCGGGCGCTGCCGGGCAATATCATGGTCAGCCAGACGGGTGAGCGCTACATGAACGAGGCGCGCAGCTACGATATCGCCGGGCGGGCGATGATCGACGCAGACCGGCCCGATCGGCGCACGATCCCGTCATGGATCGTGCTCGACAGCCGGTTTCGGCGGAAATATCCGATGGGCCCGGTCCTACCGCTGGTGCCGGACTGGCTGCTGCCCAAGCGGGTTCGCCAGATGTATGTCAAAGCGCCGACGATCCGCGCCCTTGCGGAAAAGATGGGCGTCGATCCGGATCGGCTGGAGAACACTGTCAACCGTGTCAACCGCTTTGCCGCCACCGGGGTGGATGACGATTTCGGCCGCGGTTCGGCCCCGTACGATCGCTATTACGGCGATCAGTCGGTGCAGCCCAATCCCAATCTCGCCCCGATCGACGAAGCGCCGTTCTACGCGCTCAAGGTCTATCCCGGCGATATCGGCACCAAGGGCGGTCTGGCGACGGACGAGGCCGCGCGCGTACTGGATACGCAGGGGCAGGTGATCCCCGGTCTCTATGCCATCGGCAACAATGCGGCGTCGGTGATGGGGCCATCCTATCCCGGGGCAGGTTCGACGCTCGCCCCGGCGATGACGTTCGGTTTGCTGGCGGTGCAGGATTGCCTGGGCGGCCCGGCAGAAATGGCGCAAGCGGCGCAATAG
- a CDS encoding nuclear transport factor 2 family protein has protein sequence MSYPREEVEAAIIALRDAFVEAEKRNHWAWIADELYHENATYYCPYGGAMPVFARSREEIRQTHYGRDMDVGSGWAGWSFPVTSFAVNGDQIFSRWVNRGPGRRPDGSYYETEGVSFITYGGDGKFSSQYDLFDIGHQMKLCDELKEAGLLNEALERDWVAPMKRRIIDGLMQGIAPAPAA, from the coding sequence ATGTCTTATCCACGCGAAGAAGTCGAAGCCGCCATCATCGCCTTGCGCGATGCCTTTGTCGAAGCGGAGAAACGCAATCACTGGGCTTGGATTGCGGACGAACTCTATCACGAAAACGCCACCTATTATTGCCCCTATGGCGGGGCGATGCCGGTCTTCGCGCGCAGCCGCGAGGAAATCCGCCAGACCCATTACGGGCGCGACATGGATGTGGGGTCCGGCTGGGCCGGATGGAGTTTCCCGGTCACCAGTTTCGCAGTCAACGGCGACCAGATCTTCAGCCGCTGGGTCAACCGCGGCCCGGGCCGCCGCCCGGACGGCAGCTATTACGAAACCGAAGGCGTCAGCTTCATCACCTATGGCGGCGACGGCAAATTCTCTTCGCAGTATGACCTGTTCGATATCGGCCACCAGATGAAGCTGTGTGACGAACTCAAGGAAGCGGGTCTGCTGAACGAAGCGCTTGAACGCGATTGGGTCGCACCCATGAAGCGGCGCATCATCGACGGGTTGATGCAAGGCATCGCTCCGGCACCGGCAGCCTGA
- a CDS encoding sulfotransferase, with product MQNLAQLEPDALMARAKANTGLDDFGPDHFLEPLTVLTRSMREEADLNEAGIQMQGGRIVNALENRLRRQALMKAHPEIADEKVEVGAIIVGLPRTGSTMLHRLLAASPRATAMVWWETIFPLPRDESGAADIAARKADAEALVEQLVGASAGFDAIHPMDAHAYDEELPLIEQSFISNIPEAMMYLPSYGAWLLEADQRAAYGELIDWLKILQWQDPSRRGQKWVLKAPHHLTAVQTVLDMFPEAVIVMTHRRIDHVIASYSSMVGSLTGGNTDTDFRAAQARHWSARLKRNLEDMMAARRNAEDRFVDVDYRKLLADPVGHAIGIFATAGIHADDADVAAWKAWLDGNKRDNRPSHKYELADFGIDAEQLSREFAFYTNVYGSES from the coding sequence ATGCAAAATCTGGCGCAACTCGAACCCGATGCTCTGATGGCCCGGGCCAAAGCGAACACCGGGCTGGACGATTTCGGTCCCGATCATTTCCTCGAACCGCTGACGGTGCTGACCCGTTCGATGCGGGAAGAAGCCGATCTGAACGAAGCGGGCATTCAGATGCAGGGCGGGCGCATTGTCAATGCGCTGGAAAACCGCCTGCGCCGCCAAGCATTGATGAAAGCGCATCCCGAAATCGCAGACGAGAAAGTGGAAGTGGGCGCGATCATCGTCGGTTTGCCGCGCACCGGCAGCACGATGTTGCACCGTCTGCTGGCGGCATCCCCCCGGGCGACGGCGATGGTGTGGTGGGAAACGATTTTCCCCCTGCCGCGCGACGAAAGCGGGGCGGCCGATATCGCCGCGCGCAAGGCCGATGCCGAAGCGCTGGTCGAACAGCTTGTCGGCGCTTCCGCCGGGTTCGATGCGATCCATCCGATGGATGCGCATGCCTATGACGAGGAACTGCCGCTGATCGAGCAGTCGTTCATTTCGAACATTCCCGAAGCGATGATGTATCTGCCGAGCTATGGCGCCTGGCTGCTGGAAGCCGACCAGCGCGCCGCTTATGGCGAACTGATCGACTGGCTGAAAATCCTTCAGTGGCAGGACCCTTCGCGGCGGGGTCAGAAATGGGTGCTCAAGGCGCCGCATCATCTGACAGCGGTGCAAACGGTGCTCGACATGTTCCCCGAGGCGGTGATCGTCATGACGCATCGCCGGATCGATCATGTGATCGCCAGCTATTCCTCGATGGTCGGATCGTTGACCGGCGGCAACACCGACACCGATTTCCGCGCCGCGCAGGCCCGGCACTGGAGCGCGCGGCTCAAGCGCAATCTGGAAGACATGATGGCAGCGCGCCGCAATGCGGAAGATCGTTTCGTCGATGTCGATTACCGCAAGCTGCTGGCCGATCCGGTGGGCCATGCCATCGGCATTTTCGCCACCGCCGGAATACACGCGGACGATGCGGACGTGGCCGCGTGGAAAGCCTGGCTGGACGGCAACAAGCGCGACAACCGGCCATCGCACAAATACGAACTGGCCGATTTCGGGATCGATGCGGAGCAGTTGAGCCGCGAATTCGCATTCTATACTAACGTCTACGGAAGCGAATCCTGA
- a CDS encoding Coq4 family protein, whose product MKIEGKEADYLKGANEPLAGSILISNSRYLNNPRFRDIYAQMGLKRNGHDLPAAYLVPEINNAIAEELDYERLMTLLAEEKAKNAEFAEWLDTRFLSDWNAMDLSGCKDGTVGAAIRGFIQESGMDIDFMFRGEPKNDFEYLNKRRVQNHDIEHIVTGLDPSPVGEESLIVANTVACFNYFSPELAGMLTFQPMFLSSTSLMRMNCHYPQVVPAMLEGTARGYALGMKQKKPLFMIRWEDWIDVSIADVRKEFGFEDGPEPGHWTWTFEAAYG is encoded by the coding sequence ATGAAAATCGAAGGCAAAGAAGCGGACTATCTGAAAGGGGCGAACGAACCTCTGGCCGGGTCCATCCTGATCAGCAATTCGCGCTATCTGAACAATCCGCGGTTTCGCGATATCTATGCGCAGATGGGGCTCAAGCGGAACGGGCATGATCTGCCCGCCGCCTATCTGGTGCCGGAAATCAACAACGCCATCGCCGAGGAACTCGACTACGAACGGCTGATGACGCTGCTGGCGGAAGAAAAGGCCAAGAACGCCGAATTCGCCGAATGGCTGGATACGCGGTTCCTGTCGGACTGGAACGCAATGGATCTGTCGGGGTGCAAGGATGGTACGGTCGGGGCGGCGATCCGCGGCTTCATCCAGGAAAGCGGCATGGATATCGATTTCATGTTCCGAGGCGAACCGAAGAACGATTTCGAATACCTCAACAAGCGCCGGGTGCAGAACCACGATATCGAACATATCGTCACCGGTCTCGACCCCAGCCCGGTGGGCGAGGAATCGCTGATCGTCGCCAACACGGTGGCGTGCTTCAACTATTTCTCGCCGGAACTGGCCGGGATGCTGACGTTCCAGCCGATGTTCCTGTCCTCGACCAGCCTCATGCGGATGAATTGCCACTATCCCCAGGTCGTGCCCGCGATGCTCGAAGGCACCGCGCGCGGCTATGCCCTGGGCATGAAGCAGAAGAAGCCGCTGTTCATGATCCGCTGGGAAGACTGGATCGATGTTTCGATTGCGGATGTGCGCAAGGAATTCGGCTTCGAAGATGGGCCGGAGCCCGGCCACTGGACCTGGACTTTCGAAGCGGCTTACGGGTGA
- a CDS encoding nuclear transport factor 2 family protein, which produces MTDFGVTDFLAIQKLIHSYPRFLDAGKLDGVGQLFASATVHFEGRDDPVVNDPAEVTRMFADFLQLYDGIPRTRHLICNVIVEPESATVATATSTVLVVQAAPTLPLQPIITGDYRDRFEKRDGQWRFTERYITNDLFGDLSAHGRYTIGA; this is translated from the coding sequence ATGACCGACTTTGGTGTTACCGACTTTCTGGCGATCCAGAAGTTGATCCATTCCTATCCCCGTTTTCTCGATGCCGGGAAGCTCGACGGGGTGGGGCAGCTGTTCGCTTCGGCGACGGTGCATTTCGAAGGCCGCGATGATCCGGTGGTCAACGATCCGGCGGAAGTCACGCGTATGTTCGCGGACTTCCTGCAGCTTTATGATGGGATTCCGCGGACCCGCCATCTGATCTGCAATGTGATCGTGGAACCGGAAAGCGCGACTGTGGCCACGGCGACCAGCACCGTGCTGGTGGTTCAGGCGGCCCCGACCTTGCCGTTGCAGCCGATCATCACCGGGGACTATCGGGACCGGTTCGAAAAGCGCGACGGGCAGTGGCGCTTTACCGAACGCTATATCACCAACGATCTGTTCGGCGATCTCTCGGCCCACGGCCGCTATACGATTGGCGCCTGA
- a CDS encoding SDR family oxidoreductase has protein sequence MDYRGKAVLITGGASGIGAAAARLFAAAGASVAIADRNGEAASALAQELPGAIACTVDVMNPDDCLAMVDAVRKAFGRLDCAFNNAGITEVAPLKGAPLPETHELPLDIWRQVLGVDLDGVFHCLRAELPLLLESGGGAIVNTTSLQAHISYPRTAAYTAAKHGVLGLTKTIAKEYGGRAIRCNAVSPGVVDTPLTNQVIHQPEYKDMLLAPIPIGRFAQPEDVAKAVVWLCSEDAAYINGAVLAADGGYLA, from the coding sequence ATGGATTATCGGGGGAAGGCTGTTCTCATCACCGGCGGGGCGAGCGGCATTGGCGCCGCAGCCGCACGCCTCTTCGCCGCCGCAGGGGCCAGTGTCGCAATTGCGGATCGCAATGGCGAAGCGGCCAGCGCACTGGCGCAGGAACTGCCAGGAGCGATCGCCTGCACCGTCGATGTGATGAATCCTGACGACTGCCTCGCCATGGTGGACGCGGTGCGCAAAGCGTTCGGCCGGCTCGATTGCGCGTTCAACAACGCCGGGATCACCGAAGTCGCGCCGCTGAAAGGCGCTCCGCTACCCGAAACGCATGAATTGCCGCTGGACATATGGCGGCAGGTTCTGGGTGTCGATCTGGATGGTGTGTTCCACTGCCTGCGCGCCGAACTGCCCCTTCTGCTTGAAAGCGGCGGCGGGGCCATCGTCAACACCACCTCGCTGCAGGCGCATATCAGCTATCCGCGCACGGCGGCCTACACGGCGGCCAAGCATGGCGTGCTCGGCCTGACCAAGACGATCGCCAAGGAATACGGCGGGCGCGCCATCCGCTGCAACGCGGTGTCGCCCGGCGTGGTCGATACGCCGCTGACCAACCAGGTGATCCACCAGCCCGAATACAAGGATATGCTGCTGGCTCCGATCCCTATCGGCCGCTTCGCCCAACCGGAAGATGTCGCCAAGGCGGTGGTCTGGCTGTGTTCCGAGGATGCCGCCTATATCAACGGGGCCGTCCTCGCCGCCGATGGCGGCTATCTCGCCTGA
- a CDS encoding TonB-dependent receptor, with amino-acid sequence MKLRFAVLAGSMLAAVQPQMVFAQSTPAGGASAGIGDIVVTARRTEESAQTVPVAVTGYNSEQLEALDIKGFGDIGKTVPNLDVQRQFGSASAPQYYLRGVSTGTLKFEADAGIGLYIDGVYLGRPAGTAFDLADVERVEVLRGPQGTLFGRNSTGGAINFITARPTGEFGVKMDGTIGNYDRRKGSITVNLPALGPISARVSYLHDENRGYVRNLTPGRTFHFAEPFGTIKSAKTFGAENTDAVAAAVHIDGGALQVDYKFDYTDKVSTQLAQQLLGYDPTYLPGVGDPPFYTAAPSIYVPPSSKRQKAVALDFTTPSHLKIQGHSLTMALDVNDAITLKSITGFRKMDEFVGGNDIDGGAYIVGGLPFTNISSVQDRHQKQFTQELQVLGKTGNWDWVLGAFYFRETGRDNNPVFIGTLFPTHLPEIIPSTGPGTGNTLNAFGVPSDYLAGADASIRNKSMAAYAHLGYKAEHFELAGGIRYTKDKRREVLRAAGLIPFAAPPVTANASFDHWDFDATATYIVNRNVRGYLRFATGYLSGGVMGGNLFKPETVKSYEAGVKADLLDNKLRINAAYFISRRKNVQTLGFNAASGTFLFSSPYGRENGFEIELTAKPVEGLTLNTSYGYLHQKLANDPVNGPVNSLAPKNTLSLGAQYDSPAFANGSYVTFRVDGFYKDKRLSDPIRNAATLDMTTLPSRFDVNARLSLVDLPIGGAKAKVSAWVQNLTNNQKLEFARNLSTNVIGTFQVPRTFGVDVGFAF; translated from the coding sequence ATGAAACTTCGTTTTGCCGTTCTGGCGGGTTCCATGCTGGCGGCTGTCCAGCCGCAGATGGTTTTCGCTCAATCGACGCCCGCGGGTGGCGCCTCGGCGGGGATTGGCGATATCGTCGTGACCGCGCGCCGCACCGAAGAAAGCGCGCAGACCGTGCCGGTAGCGGTGACCGGCTACAACAGCGAACAACTCGAAGCGCTGGACATCAAGGGTTTCGGCGATATCGGCAAGACGGTGCCGAACCTCGATGTGCAGCGTCAGTTCGGTTCGGCCAGCGCGCCGCAATACTATCTGCGCGGCGTTTCCACCGGCACCTTGAAATTCGAGGCGGACGCGGGGATCGGCCTCTATATCGATGGCGTCTATCTCGGCCGCCCGGCGGGGACGGCGTTCGATCTCGCCGACGTGGAACGGGTGGAAGTGCTGCGCGGGCCGCAGGGCACGCTGTTCGGCCGCAATTCCACTGGCGGTGCGATCAACTTCATCACCGCCCGCCCCACGGGCGAATTCGGGGTGAAAATGGATGGCACCATCGGTAATTACGATCGCCGGAAGGGCTCGATCACGGTCAATCTGCCCGCGCTCGGGCCGATTAGCGCGCGCGTATCCTATCTGCATGATGAAAACCGGGGCTATGTCCGCAATCTGACGCCGGGCCGGACTTTCCATTTCGCGGAGCCGTTCGGCACGATCAAATCGGCTAAGACCTTCGGTGCGGAAAACACCGACGCCGTTGCCGCAGCGGTGCATATCGATGGCGGGGCGCTGCAGGTCGATTACAAGTTCGATTACACCGACAAGGTCAGCACGCAACTCGCCCAACAATTGCTGGGGTATGATCCGACCTATCTTCCGGGTGTGGGCGATCCGCCGTTCTATACTGCTGCGCCGAGCATCTATGTGCCGCCCAGCAGCAAGCGGCAAAAGGCGGTGGCGCTCGATTTTACGACGCCTTCGCATCTCAAGATTCAGGGCCACAGCCTGACCATGGCGCTGGATGTCAACGATGCGATCACGCTGAAAAGCATCACCGGCTTCCGCAAGATGGATGAATTCGTCGGCGGTAACGATATCGATGGCGGGGCTTACATAGTGGGCGGCCTGCCGTTCACCAACATTTCCTCGGTGCAGGATCGGCATCAGAAGCAGTTCACGCAGGAACTGCAGGTGCTGGGCAAGACCGGCAACTGGGACTGGGTGCTGGGCGCGTTCTACTTCCGTGAAACCGGGCGGGACAACAATCCCGTGTTTATCGGGACGCTGTTCCCGACACACTTGCCGGAAATCATCCCTTCCACAGGCCCGGGCACTGGCAACACGCTTAACGCATTTGGAGTGCCGAGCGATTATCTCGCCGGGGCCGATGCTTCGATCCGCAACAAGTCGATGGCTGCCTATGCCCATCTCGGCTACAAGGCGGAGCATTTCGAACTGGCAGGTGGCATCCGCTACACCAAGGACAAGCGGCGTGAAGTGCTGCGCGCGGCGGGCTTGATTCCCTTCGCCGCACCGCCGGTCACCGCCAATGCGTCGTTCGACCATTGGGATTTCGACGCCACGGCGACTTATATCGTCAACCGCAATGTCCGTGGCTATCTGCGCTTCGCCACCGGCTATCTTTCGGGCGGCGTGATGGGCGGCAACCTCTTCAAGCCCGAAACGGTGAAAAGCTACGAAGCGGGCGTGAAGGCGGACCTGCTGGACAACAAGCTGCGCATCAATGCCGCTTATTTCATCTCGCGGCGCAAGAATGTGCAGACGCTTGGCTTCAATGCCGCCAGCGGCACTTTCCTGTTCTCCTCGCCCTATGGGCGCGAGAACGGGTTCGAGATTGAACTGACCGCCAAGCCGGTGGAGGGGCTGACGCTGAACACCAGCTATGGCTACCTCCACCAGAAGCTGGCCAACGATCCGGTCAACGGCCCGGTCAACTCGCTGGCGCCCAAGAACACGCTCAGCCTTGGCGCGCAGTATGATTCCCCTGCTTTTGCCAATGGCAGCTATGTCACGTTCCGGGTGGACGGGTTCTATAAGGACAAGCGCCTGTCCGACCCGATCCGCAATGCGGCGACACTGGATATGACAACGCTGCCTTCGCGCTTCGATGTCAACGCACGCCTTTCGCTGGTCGATCTGCCCATCGGCGGGGCCAAGGCGAAAGTGTCGGCCTGGGTCCAGAATCTGACCAACAATCAAAAGCTGGAATTCGCCCGCAATCTCAGCACCAATGTGATCGGCACGTTCCAGGTGCCGCGCACGTTCGGTGTGGATGTCGGCTTTGCCTTCTGA
- a CDS encoding amidohydrolase, whose product MIKSASRFIPIPYALLLLCSGPALSQEMQSRDGHGIIDIAKRYEGVITDLSHRIWKMPEVGFKEEKSSALLQSALRKEGFSISSGVADMPTAFVARYRTGDGPVIAFLAEFDALPGISQQAEATAPSPVIGENAGHACGHNLLGAGSVGAALAVRQWMAKTGFKGEVRVYGTPAEEGGDGKVYMVRAGLFDDVGAVLHWHPYSLSAVINSTSRANIKTDFTFHGISSHAAIAPEKGRSALAGIEIMNVAVNYMRQFIPESARVHGVVTNGGEAPNVIPSVASSSYYVRDIDVNIVKDVQGRLLKTAEGAAIASGTSVEWTIKGGVYPLLINDTLNKIAYKNLKTAASALAWDEKEHRYAESVQKSLGMAPENDPALVIPLAPLPPGAERGAGSTDVGDVSVVVPTVGVMVMAWPQGVTPHSWAAAGASGNSIGTKAAVTAAAALAMTAVDLFQSPEALSDAKKELLKKRGPNFRYEALLGNRNPLD is encoded by the coding sequence ATGATTAAATCTGCTTCGCGATTTATCCCAATCCCATATGCGCTGCTTCTGTTGTGCAGCGGCCCTGCCTTGTCGCAAGAAATGCAATCCCGTGATGGCCACGGAATAATTGATATCGCGAAAAGGTATGAAGGGGTAATCACTGATCTTTCCCACAGAATCTGGAAAATGCCGGAAGTGGGATTCAAGGAAGAGAAAAGTTCTGCTCTGTTGCAGTCGGCCCTTCGCAAGGAAGGGTTTTCGATAAGTTCCGGCGTTGCCGACATGCCAACGGCATTTGTCGCGCGTTATCGTACAGGCGATGGGCCTGTCATAGCCTTTCTTGCCGAATTCGATGCGCTTCCCGGTATCAGCCAGCAGGCCGAAGCGACCGCGCCATCTCCCGTCATTGGCGAAAATGCGGGGCATGCCTGCGGGCACAACCTGTTGGGGGCGGGCAGTGTCGGGGCTGCGCTTGCCGTGCGGCAGTGGATGGCGAAGACAGGCTTCAAAGGCGAGGTGCGAGTCTACGGCACACCCGCGGAGGAGGGAGGTGACGGCAAAGTATATATGGTCCGTGCCGGCCTGTTCGATGATGTCGGCGCCGTACTGCATTGGCACCCTTACAGCCTTTCCGCAGTGATCAACTCCACCAGCAGGGCCAACATCAAGACCGACTTCACATTTCACGGGATTTCAAGCCACGCCGCAATTGCTCCGGAAAAGGGGCGCTCTGCTTTGGCGGGTATCGAAATCATGAATGTAGCCGTTAATTATATGCGGCAGTTCATTCCTGAAAGTGCACGGGTCCATGGCGTTGTCACCAACGGAGGGGAAGCGCCGAACGTCATCCCCAGCGTTGCGTCCAGCAGTTACTACGTCAGGGATATCGATGTTAATATCGTGAAAGACGTACAGGGAAGGCTTCTGAAAACAGCGGAAGGCGCTGCGATTGCCAGCGGAACGAGTGTTGAATGGACTATAAAGGGCGGCGTCTATCCTTTGCTGATAAACGATACTCTCAACAAAATAGCCTATAAGAACCTGAAAACGGCAGCTTCTGCATTGGCATGGGATGAGAAAGAACATCGCTACGCCGAATCCGTTCAGAAGTCCCTGGGCATGGCGCCGGAAAACGATCCGGCGTTGGTTATCCCCCTTGCGCCCTTGCCTCCCGGTGCCGAGCGCGGGGCAGGCTCGACCGATGTGGGCGATGTTAGCGTTGTCGTCCCCACGGTCGGGGTCATGGTGATGGCGTGGCCGCAGGGTGTGACACCGCATAGCTGGGCTGCTGCGGGGGCAAGCGGCAATTCCATAGGAACGAAGGCCGCGGTTACCGCTGCCGCCGCGCTGGCGATGACTGCTGTCGACCTGTTTCAGTCGCCGGAGGCATTGAGCGACGCGAAGAAAGAGCTTCTGAAAAAGAGAGGCCCGAACTTCAGATATGAGGCTCTGCTGGGCAATCGAAATCCCCTGGATTGA